The Pukyongia salina genome segment CCTTCACGTTGCATTCCTGCTTTTTCAAGAACTTTTACTGAAGCTATATTGTCTACCGCTACGCCGGCTTCAATTCGATGAAGATGAAGAGTGTTAAATCCGAAGGTCAGCGCTGCCTTCACCGTTTCGGTAGCGTATCCATTTCCCCAGAATTGCGGTACCAGGCTATAATGTATTTCGGCACGGTTGTATTTTGGGGCGGAGAGTTGCATGCCTAATTCGCCAATAAATCGCTTGGTATCCTTCAGATAGATGGCCCATCCAAAAAGGGTTCGTTTATTGAGAAACTTGTCGTAGATGACCTTCTGAAGTAGTGTCGCAGTAACCTCGGGGGAGTCTGGTATCCCTGTGGTGTTAAACCTGGCGACTTCAGACATACAATTCATTTTATAAATCTCCGAAATATGGTCTTCAGAAATTTGATGCATTCGGAGCCTGTTAGTTTCTAGATCCATATAAATTTTAAATAGGGGGGAAGTAAGTTCGATCTCGCTGGACCTCTCCAGTATTTTCCATGGTAAAATTAGGTTTGGCCCCTTAATTATCAGACCAGATTGCTAGCTCATTTCCCGCAGGGTCCTTAAAATGAAACCGACGTCCGCCAGGGAAAGAGAAAATATCCTTAACTATTCTTCCCCCTGCGCTTTTTACATCCTCTAATGCAGATTCGAGGGCGTCGTGATACAAGACAACTAAAGCACCATTTAAAATTGCCTGGTCATTTCGTTCGAACCCTCCGGAGAGACCACTATTTTCAAAAGAAATATAATCGGGGCCGTAGTCTGTAAAAGTCCAACCAAAACATTTATTGTAGAATTCTTTTATCACCTCCAGATCCGCGGCCTTAAATTCTATATAATTGATATGGTTGTTATTCATTTAGCTTTTTTAGAATTTAATTACCCGCTAACGGAGTTCCGAAGACACCCACAGCGAGCTCGGCCCAAATAAGGAGAAATAGAACTATAATCGCAATAGAGATCAACACGCGACTGCGGGGTTTCTTGATTTTCCGAAGAGTTAGGTCTAAAACGAAGCCCACTCCAAACAACAGTACAGCCGCAACCAGAAAATCCATCGGGCCCCATTTAATGTTCTCAGTAAACTGCATCCCGATAAGTGGAATTAACAGGATAAGCAAGACCACTAACGATATAACGATTACACTTCTTTTCTTCATCATAGTAAAGGTACCAAAAAGTTGGTTATCACGAATCCTGTAAATAGGTATATAAGTGAGAGAGTTAAAGCACCATCTATAATTCAGACTAAAAGACAGATGTACGTTTAATTAAATAATTTATGGGAACCATCGCAATTGGGCATTCGTTTAGAATGGCCACAAATACAATCGGTAAGGCCTTTTCCCATATAGATTCGTTTTTCACAATTTTCAATTCGCGACACCCTTGTTTTCGCTTGTTTAGGTTTCGAGAAATGAAGCAAATATCCTTTTTGTCTACCTGGTGTCAAGGCTGTAAATGCTAATTCGAATTCGGGATCGGTGTTAAATTTTTCCGTTAATTCGTCTGGTGTGTGATAATCTGCAAGAGATTTCATTTTTACCTTCAATCCTGCTTTTTCAATTTCGATCGCTTCAAAAACATATTGTTTGATCATCGGGATCAATGGTTTTATCTCTAGGATGGAGGTAAACCGAAGTTGCCTGGCAGCCTGAGTATTTTCGGTTTGTTGTTTAAGGATCTTCTGCGAATCTTCCAGAAGGGCACCCTTGTGAAACAGTATGGCACAGTAATCCTTAAACTCATGAAGTAGTAGAACGTTATTCCCATTATACGTATAGCAGGGATGCATCCACTTATAGGTCTCGGTTAAACCACATTCCAGCATCACTGAACGGAGCAGGGATAGTTCTTCCTTCCATTGTTCTAGATTATTGATATATGCATTAACTTCTTGTTTCAAGATTCAGAATTATTTTTCATTTTAGTAATAGGAATTCGTTTAGCCATGCAAGGATTCCTGGTAAATTTCGAATCATAAAAACCTAAAGTTTGATTTATTTATATGATCTAAGCCAGATCAGGTTATTCTTTCCAGTACACCTTTTCGTTTATAGATGTTTTTATAATCCCACTGAATTTCCCTGGATTTTTTCAGCCAGCGGCAGAGTTTTTCCAAATCTATCTGGTCTGTTGAGGTATAAAAAAAGGAAGCGTCTTTAAACTTTCCGGTACCCGGCAAAAGATCGGGTTCATTGAAACTCGCTCCGCTCCAGAACATAAGTCTGATCCCGGCCTTCTGTTTCGAATACCCTACCACAGGGTTACCTGCCAGGAACCATACCGGGTGCCCGTGCCAAATTTTATTTTCTGCTTCTGTAAGGATCTTGTCTATACTTGAGGCCAAGCATTCACAGATAGATTTCTCTTCGCCTTCCAGTGAATTATTAAAAGATATGGTTTCTGCGTTCATCCTAATTATTACTTTAAATATTGATTTTGTACTAGTACTACTATGACCAAAGCACTGACGTTGACCCTGTTCTATGCTGTGAAACGAAGCTGCCTTCAGGCTGAAATGTCTTTATTAAAATAATTAGTAAGATAATGATTTTGCTAGAACAGCTCAGTTTTTACCTTAGTAAAATAACTGTCGCTCACAGGGATAGAATGCCCCGAAAGCAATAGATTACGGCCCTTTAGCCCCGTAACTTTGTCTCTGTTTACAATATAAGAGCGATGTACTCTCATAAATAGCTTTGGAAGAGATGTTTCGAGATTTGCCAGAGATTGATTGGCAAGAATATTTTTACCATTCTCAAGAAAATAATTAACATATTCACTATCGCTTTCTATGTAAACGACATCGCTAAACTTAACCTTATGGAGGTCGTAGCCTGATTTTATAACAATAGTGTCCTCGTTGTTTGTGGGATGAGGAAATTTTTCGACTGCGCTTAAAAATCGTTGAAAGGTTATGGGTTTTAGCAGGTAGTCCAGGGCGTTTAATTCAAATCCCTGCAAGGCGTAATCTGAATAGGCTGTGGTAAAAATCACTCGCACCGCGGTATTTGAAATAATTTCGGCAAATTCTGTTCCTTTTAATTCGGGCATTTGTATGTCTAAGAAGATCAGGTCAACTTCATTTTGGTGAATAAAGTCCAAAGCTTCCATCGGATTTTCAAAAGAGCCTATACAATTGAGATAACTTACCCTATCCACGTATGTTTTGAGAAGCGTCCTGGCCAATTCTTCGTCATCTATTATTATGCATTGTATAGAGCTCATCCTTGCGTTAGTTTTAGAAGAACCTTGAAGGTATCCTGTTTTATTATCTTCAGTTCGTGCCGTTCTGGATATAAAAGTTCCAGTCGCTTACGTACATTAGGTAAGCCAATTCCTCCTACTGCATCTTTCTTATTCTTGTTTGAAGGTAGACTGTTTTCTAATGTGAATTCGATCGTTTCTCCTTTCTGAACCAATGATATACGTACAAAATTACCCTTTCCTTTTTCAATACTACTATGTTTTAATGCGTTTTCTACAAACGGAATAAAAAGCATGGGTGCTACTGTGGTGTTGTTATTGGCTATATCCTGATGGAACGTTATATCGAATTCCCTACTGCTCTTTAAATTAAAGAGACTTATATAATTACGAATATAATCGAGCTCTTTGTTCAACGGAACTTCAGCCTGTTCACAATCGTAAATTACATAGCGCAGCATTTTGGAAAGCGTATTGATACTCTCCTGGGTTTTATTAGAATCTGTTACTGAAAGAGAATAGATATTGTTGAGGGCATTAAATAGGAAATGCGGGTTTATCTGCATTTTCAATAATTTCAATTCACTCTCCATCAGTTCCGCTTTGGCGATAGTAGCCAGTTGTTCCTTATTTCGGGCATAGATAATGGTTTCGATCAAGATGGCAGCAACACTCGAGATGGACATGACAAGCAGGTGAATCAAGAAGCGGGAGGGTATCCTAACCGATCCTGGTCTCACTTCAGTCCCGGGCGGAGGTCCAAGTTTAGGGGACGGGCCAAATTGAGAAGAAATTAAAGCAGATAGCAGGATTCCGGAAATAGTTATAATGAAGAACTGCAGAAATTTTTTCTGAAAAAGAAACTGAGGAACGGCATAGGCGATAAGGCCAAAAATAAGTATCAACTGCATTCCGAATGCCAACGCGTGATCGCGGATGAATCTAAAATTTGTATCGACCAGTATCCAAAGCAAACACCAGATTCCAATCCAAAATATCACTTGAAGAATATATCTATTTATATATCTCATAGTACAAATAAAGTAAATTAATAATCAGCAAGGTGCTGTATTAGACTGCCTGAGCTCACAGAGGTTTAGGTTTCAAAGGCGATTTTAGGATGTCTACCGAAATTCTCCCGGCATTCGCTGAAAACCCGTCAAGGCAATACAACTTTTGTGTGATCATCGGGTCATACTACCGATCACTAAAACAAAAAAATGAAAACGAAGAATTTACAAAAGGGATTAATAGTAATGAGTTTTTGTCTGGGATTCGTAGCAGTTACCTATGCACAGCCAAAGGACGGAAAGTCTAAGAAACCTCCCACCTTTAGCGAACTGCTTAAAGAAATGGATGCTAGTGAGGATGGGAAGCTCTCGGAAACAGAGGTAAAGGGCCCATTGAAGGAAGCCTTTGCAGATCTAGATCTAAATGAAGACGGGTTCATCACAGAGGACGAATTTGATAAGGCACCCAAACCCAAAGGAAAAAGACGTGGAAACTAGTAAATAGTGTTTTTTAGTTAGTTTGTTTAGTAAAAGCTTCATAATTCGTTATGGAGCTTTTTTCTTTTAATCATTCACTATAATTCTCATTACGGGGTAGTTCATCTGGAGTTTTTGGCAAATGGCTTCACCACTCCTGAAGAATTGAAAGCGATAACTGCCAATCTACTATAAAATAATTTGAAAATATTTCTTGATGATCTAGATTTTCTCCTAAAACAATCCTGTTATATTTCCGTCTTTATCTATGGTAATATTTTCTGAAGCAGGAGTAGCCGGAAGTCCGGGCATACGCAGCATATTTCCTGCTATGGGGATCACAAAACCTGCACCGGCGGCGATCTCCAATTCCCTGATATGAATACTGAAATTCTCAGGCCTGCCCAGCAATTTATCGTTGTCGCTCAGGCTTTTTTGGGTTTTAGCCATACAGACAGGTAGTTTGGAATATCCAAGGTCTTCAAAACGTTTTAATTGGCGCCTGGCTTTGGCCGAGAGTTCCACGTCGCTAGCTCCGTATATATTGGTACAGATCTTCTCGATCTTGGTTAATAATGTATCTTCCAGATTGTAGGTAGGGCGGAAGGTGCTTTTACAGCCTGCGACAGCCTCCACAACTTTTTCTGCCAGTTCTGCGCAGCCTTTTCCGCCGTCTGCCCAACCATTGCTTATGGCAACAGGAATTCCCATTGAACTACAATGGTTGATCAACAATTCTTTTTCGGCTTCGGTATCACTTCCAAAGGCGTTCACTGCCACCACTACTGGGATCCCAAAACTTTTCAGGCTTTCAATATGCCGCTCCAAATTGGGAAGTCCGGCCTTCAGCGCAGCTGTATCTTCGTTCGTAAGTTCGTCAAGTGGCTTGCCTCCATGATATTTCAGGGCGCGAATTGTTGCCACCAGTACCACCGTTTTTGGAGAAAAACCGGCTTCACGACATTTGATGTTTAAAAATTTCTCGGCCCCCAGATCCGCACCAAATCCGGCTTCAGTAACCACATAATCACTTAGGCTAAGGCCCATTTTAGTAGCAAGGATAGAATTAGTTCCCTGTGCAATGTTGGCAAAAGGTCCTCCGTGAATGAGGGCAGGATTGCCCTCCAGGGTTTGTACCAGATTTGGTTTTATGGCTTCCCGAAGCAGAACGGCCATGGCACCCTGGGCGTTGAGGTCGCGAGCATAGACTGGCTGTCCGTCGAAGGTATCTCCTACATATATATTACCGCATTTCAGCTGCAGATCCTCGAAATCCTTACTCAGGCAGAGTATGGCCATGATCTCTGAAGCAGCCGTTATATTAAAGCCTGTCTCGTTTGGGACACCGCCCGCTTTACCGCCTAGAGCTGCTACGATATTCCGCAGGGCGCGGTCGTTCATATCCATACAACGCTTCCACAGCACGGTACGTGGGTCGATACCCAGACTTCTACCCTTACTCTGAATATTATTGTCGATAAGTGCCGCCAGCAGGTTGTTGGCTTTTTCAATGGCCGGAAAGTCTCCTGTAAAATGCAGGTTGATATCTACCATTGGGATCACCTGGCTATGTCCACCTCCTGCGGCTCCACCTTTTATTCCGAATACAGGACCAAGGCTGGGTTCCCGCAGAACTGTCATCGCTTTTTTACCTATATAGTTAAGACCATCTCCAAGACCAATAGATACAGTGGTTTTTCCTTCTCCGGCCGGGGTTGGGGTGATGGCAGTAACAAGAATGAGGTTATTAGAGTTTACCTTATCTTCGTTTATGAGTGAGAGGGGTAATTTTGCCTTGTTATTGCCGTAATATTCTAGATTTTCTTCTGAAATGTTGAGTTTTGCCGCTATGTCGCGGATATGTTGTTCTTGTACGCTTTGCGCTATTTGTAAGTCGGTCATTCGATAAATTTAATGAAGAAATGTGAAATTAAGGAATAAATTTAATTCTTCTGAAATCCTCTGGACCAGAGTGCATCCGTTATAGGAGCTAAATCTATTGGAAAAGGTTTAAAAATTTCAATCCGAAGATCACTGCGCCGTCACCCACCCCATTGTAGTAGGATCGTACGTAATCCAGCCTTAAGAAGCGAAACTTACCCCAGCCCAGATTATCGATACCCAGGGAATATTCGGAATAAGGTTTTTTCCCATCGATGCTTAGCATGTGTGCGCCGGCTACCAGGTTGAAATTTAATTTGTTTATCCCGGGGACCTTGCCCAGGATCCATCCCCTGAAATTGTGTTCAACGTGACCTTCAAAAAAACTTTGATTGGTACTTAGCTGGTAATAAGGCAGGAGGTTAAATACCTCACTATATGTGGATGAGGTTCCCACCCGCGTCTGATTTCCATTAAAATGCTGATAGTCTGCAAAGGAAATATTATCCGCGTTAAAGAAGGTGCCACCTTTTAAACGATAGATCAGTCTCCCTTTATTCCCCAACGAAACATTTTGCGCGACATACGCATTTAGCTGACTGTAATTATAGTCACTCTGGGAGGCTCCAAGACCGTTTTCAAATTCTAATCGCAAGCGAGGGAATTTGTTCCCTCCCATATTCACTTTTCCGTCCGGGTAACTGTAATATTTTTGTCCGAAAGTTACATATGCGTTTAACTTCGACTTGATGATATCATGGGGTAGGATGTCGACAGGGGTGATGCCGTTTTCACTTGGTCTGGGGTTATTTACCGTGAAATCTATCTCGTCGTTCGGGATGATCACATAATCTGTCGTGTTAACCAACGGTTTTCGTTTTTCATAACCTGTACTTGCCTGCAGATAAAGACCATTGAACAACTCCTGCCCCCAATTTGCTTTTACATAAGTTAGGTCGAAAACCTTCATGTAATTACGTTCGAAGAAGAGTGTCGCGACAGAATTGATCAACGGACTTATAGGCTCTGAACGGTTAAACTGAGTGGCTGCGTTTCCGGCGAAAAGCCCAATAAATGAATTATTATTGCGGTTATAATTATAGGTGATCCCTGCTGTTGGACGCAATCTCTGATCGGACACGCCATATTCGAAAGTGGAATGTATCCGTATATACCGGGACCGGGTTTCACCATAGGCCTGGAAAAATGTAAGGCCAATATTTCCATTCCATCCCTGCACTGTATTATAATTAACCCCGGGCAGAGGCCCCTTATAACTTATATCCCATTTCTCGAAACTATTCTCGTAGGTATACCCGAAAAGTACATCGAGCAGTTTGAAACGATTATTCTTCCTGTCCAGCGAGTCCAAATAGGGCTTAGATTTGCGCAATTGCTGGATACTGTCTTTTTTAATGTAATCGTTCAACTCTTCATCCGTTAGGGGAACAGGGCGAATCCCGCGCCAAAACAATGAATCCTTTTTATTGGCCTTTGGCTTAAAGGAGAGCACTTCGTTCGTAAACGATCGCTTTTCAAATTCAGGTTTAAAATTATAATTACTGTACACTGCGATAAACCTTCCGTCTCCATTAAATCCAAAGAAACCGAATCCGAAATCGATGGTTTGGGAGCGTTTTACCCAAAAATTGTTTTTAGGATCAAAACTGAAATTCTGTTTGAAAATTAGTTGTTTCACGAAAGGGATCTGAATAGCCTGTCCGTTGGTAGCCAGCTCAAGGCCATACAATTGCCAATCGTCTTCTACTATATAAATAACTCCTTCAAAAACCCTGTCGTTCGGGCGTTTAGGTGTAACAATTATCTTATTGATGAGTTTTTTTCCTTCATAGAAAACCCCGTCTAGTTTGTAGTTGTAATAACTTAACGCGTTGTTTGCGATGGGAGATACAATAGAGGCGTTAAGGGAGAGATTATTCTTATAAAAAGAGAACTCGGCATCTATAGCGGTGTTAAAGCTAAAACCGTTGTCGTTTCCACTTACTTTGCTGGCAATAATGGTTTCTTTGAAATCGTTCGGTTTTCTGTAAGCGATCTTTGATATTGTTTCTGAAAGATAAACGATGCCGGTACGGGTGGAATCCAGCTGCCCATCGAAATCTCCCACCTCCTGTCCCATAAACTTCTCCGGAATACTATCTACCCTCCATAGTCCCCGGGAATAGAAATCGGCTTCATATTCCGATATTCGATCCAGGTTGGCCTTTCGTTGAGCGATTGTGTTTCTAATGATCCTGTAGGCGGGGTCTTCAGAAGCATCGATCACCACTTCATCGAGACTGGTTGTCTCCTCTTTTAGAGTAACGTTGAGAATATGTGGGAGCGAACTAATGCTTATTTCTTCTGTTACCCTGGTGTACCCTAAAAATTGAAAGACAACGGTATATTTTCCGGTTTTATTTACGGCCAATTCATAGTTACCGTCGTCGTTGGAAGTGGTACCGGTATACGAATCTTCCAGGTAAATGTTCACATAGGGTAGTGGTTCGCCTTCAGAATTGGTCACCTTTCCAACGATCTGGGCAGAAACTTGTGTGGTAAGAAGTAAAAGAAGGAGTTTAAATAGTAGTTTCATTGATGGCTTTCTATTTAAAAGACGTAAACGATACTGTTATGGTTGTTCGACACCTGAATGAAAATAGAAATGTAAGCATAGGCCATTTTTATTTCAGCAAAATTTTACCTCTCCTAGCGATTAATTATTGAAAGATTTCTTGATCCGACTAAGGTCTCTCTTTGTATCGCGATCTTTTATAGATTCCCGCTTATCGTACTGTTTCTTTCCTTTACAGAGGGCGATCTCCATTTTTGCGAGCCCTTTTTCGTTGGTAAATAACAGTAGTGGAATGATGGTGAGCCCGGTATTTTTCACCTCTTTCTCAAGTTTCTTTAGTTCACTTCGGTTAAGGAGAAGTTTGCGTTCAGATTTCGGGTTGTGGTTAAAGTGGGTGGCATGCGAATACTCCTGGACCGTCATATTGATCACAAATAACTCACCATTGCTAAACTCACAAAAACTTTCGGCAATAGACGCCTTCCCTTCACGAATAGCCTTTATCTCCGTACCCCGCAACACAATGCCTGCTGTATAGGTATCGAGGATCTCGTATTCGAAGCGAGCCTTTCGGTTTTTTATCTGTACCTTTTTCTGAATTGCCATAGGCGGCAAAAATACTACAAAATTATTCTTCGGGTGGCGAAATCACGTTTAAACGAATGGGAGAATAGTCTTGTTTTAGTTCCCCATTCACCATAATAGAATCGAAGTAACATTTTACACCCACATCACTGTAAAGATCCGGGCCGTCCTGAATATGTAAGTGCAAATGCGGTTCGGATGAATTTCCCGAATTCCCACAATTCCCTAAAAATTGACCCCGTTTTATTTCCTGCCCCTTTTCAACCTTAATGGTTTCTTTCTCAAAATGGGCGTAGAAGATATACTCGTCATTTTTTGTTTTTAGAATTACTGCATTTCCCAGTGGTTGGGCCGGATTCATATCTCCGGGTTTATTATCGTCTATTCCGGTGATCACATCATAGACCACTGCGTCACAAACCGCATAAATTGGCTGTCCGAAAGCGTAATAATCCTCATTTCGGGTACCGCTGCGTTCGTAGGTTTTATTCTGCTTCCCCAGGATCAGGAAATCGAAAGCCCGCCTCTGGGCCGGAAAATTTACATGGTAATTCTGTGCTTTGGTATCTCCTCCCCAAACCGTAAACCATTTCCCCTTAAAAGGAAGACCTAATGCCGTGCTATTGCGTTCAAATTTAGGCGGCCTGCTATCTGTAAAAGGTTTGAACAACAACCCAGATAGTTTGCCATCGCGATTGAGAGTGATATGCATGGTTTGCTTCCCTTTTTCAAAATGGACGATGTAGGTTTCTGTAATTCCTTCTTTTTCTTTGTACTCGAAACTTTTCATTTCACCGTACCGTGTTTGGAATGACCTTACAATCTGGCCTGTTGTTTCCAGATTTACCGATTCCTGCATGAGGGGAGCGAACATATTAAAGATCTGCTCGGCATTGTGATCGTTATAAGAGGTTTGAAAATTTTCAATTGCGGTAACGTAGGCCTGTGTTTGAGCCGACAGCCCAAGAGAAGCTGTGCACAACAATGCGATAAGGTATTTCATAAAATAGAATTTCATTTATTCACGCTACGAATTTCAACCTGAGTACTGTCATTTCTCAAGGTTACAACGTACAAACTACTGTTATCCGTATCGTTCATGTCTTCGTATTTTTTCTCACCAATGATCTTATTTACAAAGGCAGGAGTAGTATTACTATGCCCTACGATCAAAACAGTTTTGTTGCGAGTGCTATTTTTAAAATCATCATTGTAAAGATTTGCAGGATTGTAGGGGAGCACGTTGAGCTTCTTCACTTCGGCTGTTGGTGTAGCTGTCATTACCGTTCGCACGTATTTTGTAGAGTAAACCGCATCCAGGGAAATGGTGTCGAAATAATCTGCCCAGCCATTGGCACGGTTTGTACCTTCGGCTGTTAATGCCGGATCCTGATTCTCGGGATCACTGCGATCTTTTTCCGCATGCCGGATAAGATAATAGCGGGTGGTTAGTACGGTTTCTTCAGAATTTTTTGCGTCTTCTTTTTCAGAATCTTTACAAGATCCAAGTAAGATGATGCCACAAAGTATAAAAGTGAGTGCTCTGATCATTGATTGTGTTTTTCAGAAATATACAAAAATAGAAAACCATTGATTTACAATTTACGTAAATATAGTATCGAATGTCAGACTTTGTTTAGTTAGGTTAGTTAGCAACTTTGCTATGAAGAAGAGAGCCCTCCCACGCTTTAGCGTTGGAGGGTTTTTATTTATAGGAATTGTATAGCGGTCACCACACTGTAACTGATCATGAAGGCAGAAATTAGGGCGATATAGATCGCCAAAATATAATTGCGTCTTGGCTTCAGATGTTCTCTTCCTGATTTTAAATTCTTGATTTCCATGTTGATTGGTTTATTGAACTGATTACGCTATTTAGACGATCAGACCAATAATTTTGTTACATAGAATAGCTCCGAACCGTTGAAAATTAGTCCTCAACTGTATAATTGAACATCCCATACAACATTTCATCTGTACTTTGAGGCCCGAACTTTAGATCTTTGGAAGGATCCGGGTTCAGCGGGTTCTGAAATGAATTATCGAAAATCGCTTCTACCAGGATTGTAGAACCTTTTTTGGCAACAAAAGGTGTCTCTAACTCGTAGATCCATTGCCAGTTAAAGTTGTAATCGGGTACGTGAACCAGCGTAGTTTTCTCTCCTTCGGGTGAGATCACCGAAAACTTTATATCCTTACCTCTGTAGTGCATGTGAGGCAGCAGGTTATAGATCTTAATATCCTTATCTATCTTTTCTTCTGCGACAAATTTCACATCCTTTGCGTAAGCCGGGATCTTAAAGGTGGTATTGTGTGTGTTATGCGACCGGAAGGGCACATCTGGAGCCTCATCCAGGAGGTAAAACCCTA includes the following:
- the smpB gene encoding SsrA-binding protein SmpB, giving the protein MAIQKKVQIKNRKARFEYEILDTYTAGIVLRGTEIKAIREGKASIAESFCEFSNGELFVINMTVQEYSHATHFNHNPKSERKLLLNRSELKKLEKEVKNTGLTIIPLLLFTNEKGLAKMEIALCKGKKQYDKRESIKDRDTKRDLSRIKKSFNN
- a CDS encoding VOC family protein, whose amino-acid sequence is MNNNHINYIEFKAADLEVIKEFYNKCFGWTFTDYGPDYISFENSGLSGGFERNDQAILNGALVVLYHDALESALEDVKSAGGRIVKDIFSFPGGRRFHFKDPAGNELAIWSDN
- a CDS encoding LytR/AlgR family response regulator transcription factor, which codes for MSSIQCIIIDDEELARTLLKTYVDRVSYLNCIGSFENPMEALDFIHQNEVDLIFLDIQMPELKGTEFAEIISNTAVRVIFTTAYSDYALQGFELNALDYLLKPITFQRFLSAVEKFPHPTNNEDTIVIKSGYDLHKVKFSDVVYIESDSEYVNYFLENGKNILANQSLANLETSLPKLFMRVHRSYIVNRDKVTGLKGRNLLLSGHSIPVSDSYFTKVKTELF
- a CDS encoding EF-hand domain-containing protein translates to MKTKNLQKGLIVMSFCLGFVAVTYAQPKDGKSKKPPTFSELLKEMDASEDGKLSETEVKGPLKEAFADLDLNEDGFITEDEFDKAPKPKGKRRGN
- a CDS encoding formate--tetrahydrofolate ligase, with the translated sequence MTDLQIAQSVQEQHIRDIAAKLNISEENLEYYGNNKAKLPLSLINEDKVNSNNLILVTAITPTPAGEGKTTVSIGLGDGLNYIGKKAMTVLREPSLGPVFGIKGGAAGGGHSQVIPMVDINLHFTGDFPAIEKANNLLAALIDNNIQSKGRSLGIDPRTVLWKRCMDMNDRALRNIVAALGGKAGGVPNETGFNITAASEIMAILCLSKDFEDLQLKCGNIYVGDTFDGQPVYARDLNAQGAMAVLLREAIKPNLVQTLEGNPALIHGGPFANIAQGTNSILATKMGLSLSDYVVTEAGFGADLGAEKFLNIKCREAGFSPKTVVLVATIRALKYHGGKPLDELTNEDTAALKAGLPNLERHIESLKSFGIPVVVAVNAFGSDTEAEKELLINHCSSMGIPVAISNGWADGGKGCAELAEKVVEAVAGCKSTFRPTYNLEDTLLTKIEKICTNIYGASDVELSAKARRQLKRFEDLGYSKLPVCMAKTQKSLSDNDKLLGRPENFSIHIRELEIAAGAGFVIPIAGNMLRMPGLPATPASENITIDKDGNITGLF
- a CDS encoding sensor histidine kinase encodes the protein MRYINRYILQVIFWIGIWCLLWILVDTNFRFIRDHALAFGMQLILIFGLIAYAVPQFLFQKKFLQFFIITISGILLSALISSQFGPSPKLGPPPGTEVRPGSVRIPSRFLIHLLVMSISSVAAILIETIIYARNKEQLATIAKAELMESELKLLKMQINPHFLFNALNNIYSLSVTDSNKTQESINTLSKMLRYVIYDCEQAEVPLNKELDYIRNYISLFNLKSSREFDITFHQDIANNNTTVAPMLFIPFVENALKHSSIEKGKGNFVRISLVQKGETIEFTLENSLPSNKNKKDAVGGIGLPNVRKRLELLYPERHELKIIKQDTFKVLLKLTQG
- a CDS encoding GNAT family N-acetyltransferase codes for the protein MDLETNRLRMHQISEDHISEIYKMNCMSEVARFNTTGIPDSPEVTATLLQKVIYDKFLNKRTLFGWAIYLKDTKRFIGELGMQLSAPKYNRAEIHYSLVPQFWGNGYATETVKAALTFGFNTLHLHRIEAGVAVDNIASVKVLEKAGMQREGRKRKILPLAEGWTDNFGYAILKEDGLY
- a CDS encoding DUF1801 domain-containing protein, which produces MNAETISFNNSLEGEEKSICECLASSIDKILTEAENKIWHGHPVWFLAGNPVVGYSKQKAGIRLMFWSGASFNEPDLLPGTGKFKDASFFYTSTDQIDLEKLCRWLKKSREIQWDYKNIYKRKGVLERIT
- a CDS encoding peptidoglycan DD-metalloendopeptidase family protein, producing MKYLIALLCTASLGLSAQTQAYVTAIENFQTSYNDHNAEQIFNMFAPLMQESVNLETTGQIVRSFQTRYGEMKSFEYKEKEGITETYIVHFEKGKQTMHITLNRDGKLSGLLFKPFTDSRPPKFERNSTALGLPFKGKWFTVWGGDTKAQNYHVNFPAQRRAFDFLILGKQNKTYERSGTRNEDYYAFGQPIYAVCDAVVYDVITGIDDNKPGDMNPAQPLGNAVILKTKNDEYIFYAHFEKETIKVEKGQEIKRGQFLGNCGNSGNSSEPHLHLHIQDGPDLYSDVGVKCYFDSIMVNGELKQDYSPIRLNVISPPEE
- a CDS encoding DUF1801 domain-containing protein codes for the protein MKQEVNAYINNLEQWKEELSLLRSVMLECGLTETYKWMHPCYTYNGNNVLLLHEFKDYCAILFHKGALLEDSQKILKQQTENTQAARQLRFTSILEIKPLIPMIKQYVFEAIEIEKAGLKVKMKSLADYHTPDELTEKFNTDPEFELAFTALTPGRQKGYLLHFSKPKQAKTRVSRIENCEKRIYMGKGLTDCICGHSKRMPNCDGSHKLFN
- a CDS encoding DUF5686 and carboxypeptidase regulatory-like domain-containing protein, giving the protein MKLLFKLLLLLLTTQVSAQIVGKVTNSEGEPLPYVNIYLEDSYTGTTSNDDGNYELAVNKTGKYTVVFQFLGYTRVTEEISISSLPHILNVTLKEETTSLDEVVIDASEDPAYRIIRNTIAQRKANLDRISEYEADFYSRGLWRVDSIPEKFMGQEVGDFDGQLDSTRTGIVYLSETISKIAYRKPNDFKETIIASKVSGNDNGFSFNTAIDAEFSFYKNNLSLNASIVSPIANNALSYYNYKLDGVFYEGKKLINKIIVTPKRPNDRVFEGVIYIVEDDWQLYGLELATNGQAIQIPFVKQLIFKQNFSFDPKNNFWVKRSQTIDFGFGFFGFNGDGRFIAVYSNYNFKPEFEKRSFTNEVLSFKPKANKKDSLFWRGIRPVPLTDEELNDYIKKDSIQQLRKSKPYLDSLDRKNNRFKLLDVLFGYTYENSFEKWDISYKGPLPGVNYNTVQGWNGNIGLTFFQAYGETRSRYIRIHSTFEYGVSDQRLRPTAGITYNYNRNNNSFIGLFAGNAATQFNRSEPISPLINSVATLFFERNYMKVFDLTYVKANWGQELFNGLYLQASTGYEKRKPLVNTTDYVIIPNDEIDFTVNNPRPSENGITPVDILPHDIIKSKLNAYVTFGQKYYSYPDGKVNMGGNKFPRLRLEFENGLGASQSDYNYSQLNAYVAQNVSLGNKGRLIYRLKGGTFFNADNISFADYQHFNGNQTRVGTSSTYSEVFNLLPYYQLSTNQSFFEGHVEHNFRGWILGKVPGINKLNFNLVAGAHMLSIDGKKPYSEYSLGIDNLGWGKFRFLRLDYVRSYYNGVGDGAVIFGLKFLNLFQ